Part of the Leptodactylus fuscus isolate aLepFus1 chromosome 6, aLepFus1.hap2, whole genome shotgun sequence genome, cagcCATCctttacttccaccatcactaatATGCCGTGTTCCAGCCACCAATACTATATATTACCATAAGAACATGTAAATTACATCAGCATTGTATGGAGTCCACCTATCACTATTGGCTGAGAGCttgtcaggtgatgccagaatTTGTCTTTTCTGTAGTTTGATACAAATCAACAATTATTCAGTATTGTTAAAAACCTGTTTAAAAGTTTAAAATATTCAGCTGAAACAGgttggtttgtccatctctaagtGATTGTTTACCCCATCTATGCTTTCTGGAAAGAAATGTGCAGTGGTTGGAGCAAGAAGAAAATTGAAGTTTTCCTAGATATATTCAGTTTCAGTGCCCACTATGTCATGCCCAGTTTATGGCACTGTGAGAAGGCAGCTGTCTAGTTATACTCTGATTTTAGAACATCTCAGCATGGGATCgtaattttttgcctgaaaatatgGCAGAGGTCGGATGTGAAAGAGCACCATGCCGATTTGAGGCATATTTGTTTCTTTTTACTGCATTGGCAGAAGCTGCACTCCATAGCCACTTGGTCATGATTGTTTGTggcgtaaaaaaaaattaaaaaaaaaaaaaaaatgttaccagACAATTGGATGTTCTCTCCAGCTGTACTGCAGGTTGGTGCCAGTTGCCACATACATCACATCAGCTCCTAAACAGGtgcattaaagtggttgtcccatgaaaagcatcctatctatactgctagtttgtgtggatttaagacttttcctaaatgcattgctttatcaaaactgctttgtttggccgccatcttaatttattcacttcattgtttacactcagtttctatggccacggggcagcagctctgagctgtgtatgtctgacaagtaacagactccttagatggggggggggggggagctcctGCATTTctgatttaattgaatttggctgataagggctgagataaggagtctgttacctctgtatgtaatgcaagatgactcaaatccagctctgctacatcagcttcatactgtggtaatgcatttacaaccaatccctcattactcactgcaaacatagcagatagagcaagtgaaaccccgcccaccaaggtgacaagaaaaccaggaagtgaacagagcacagcctgcaggttggtgaacaagggttatgggaaaacccctttacgagACCTTTCCATGACATAGTACAGAGTCATGGTGCAGTATGGCCTCCTACTGTGGACCACcacaaggccttattcacatgagtgGCCACATGATGGGCTAAGCTCCTTCCAGTGTCCCTTCAGACTCAACAACTCCTTTCTACCATCACTCATTACAATGGCAGAGAAGTTTTTAAACCTTACAGTAAGATTAAggatatacagtgtattataaatTATACTTTATTATTTCACCTGCAACACATTAAAAATGTATACAGAACACAAGGACAAAACAGTTACCATGAAAAAATATAAACCTAAAATTTACATAATCTGTGTGAATTAAAGTAATCTAAAAACCATTTGTGTAATATAGCCAACAAATCCTGCATCAAGCCATGTAAAATGCCCATGAGTTTAGGGAGCCTGTACCCCCATTACCTCGAGTGGACACTCTCCAGGTTTATCAGGAGACACTGCAGATATCTGAATGGAGCAGAGTGGAGGGACAAGACTGCCTATTGGTATTTCTGAGGCACTCAAGTGACGTTGGTGGTGGAAAGGTCGAAGATAAGAGCGTCCCACATCTTTGTGCTTGGTACCTGCCCACTGAGCAAAGGGAGCAGAAGGCTGAGAAGAAACCAGAGATTCAGATTCACTAGAGCCATTTGCAAATCTCAGGTCAGAGATCGAGACATCTAAGGAAGGAGTGTTCTCTTCCAGTGCAGAGTTTATTTCGGAGATTTCCCACATTGGTGGGGCAGGTTTTTGTTGTCCAACAGCACCAAGAGCTACTTCTGGATCTTGTAGCTTTGAGATTGTAATATCTGCTACTAGAGGGTCAGAGGTCTCCAAGCCCTCCTTGTTACAAGGTGTAGACACTTTAGCTCCATAGTGGACCCCAACAATGGAGTTATTAAATTGTTGAGTAGATTCACAGGTTATAGACTGTTCAAAGACTGGACCATCAGGATTAAGTGGAGATCTGCAGACTTGTCCAAGGTCTTCCATTCCCAGCCATAGCTTCCCTCCTGAACTTGCCAGTGGGGCGGTCTCTGATGGTTTGATAAAGAATGGAGATCCACCAGACTTGGTTGCGGGGTCCATCTGCTCAAGTGTAGGGTAAGGAGAGGAATTACCCCGAATTGCTGCAACAAACCCCATGTCCATAATCTCAGTCAATGTGAGGTTGGAGTTAGACATCAAGAAGCTTGCATTATTACTATCGCAGCCAGAAGACATCTT contains:
- the LOC142209145 gene encoding uncharacterized protein LOC142209145 — protein: MSNSNLTLTEIMDMGFVAAIRGNSSPYPTLEQMDPATKSGGSPFFIKPSETAPLASSGGKLWLGMEDLGQVCRSPLNPDGPVFEQSITCESTQQFNNSIVGVHYGAKVSTPCNKEGLETSDPLVADITISKLQDPEVALGAVGQQKPAPPMWEISEINSALEENTPSLDVSISDLRFANGSSESESLVSSQPSAPFAQWAGTKHKDVGRSYLRPFHHQRHLSASEIPIGSLVPPLCSIQISAVSPDKPGECPLEVK